In the Pelorhabdus rhamnosifermentans genome, GAACTCGCCAAAGCCGCCGGAGCCACTTTCGTTGCCCGTGGGACAACCTATCACGCCCAGCAGCTCAGTGACGTCATTGCTGAGGCCATCGCCCATGACGGATTCGCCCTTGTCGAAGCCATCACCGCTTGCCCCATCGGGTTCGGTCGTCAAAACAAAAGCGGTTCAGGAGCAAATATGATGAAATGGCAGAAAGATCACGCCGTAGCCAAAGCAGCCTATGAAAAACTCGCAGCCGAAGAACAGGCCGACAAGTTTGCCATTGGCGTGCTTTATGAAAGTAAGGCTCCTGAATATACCAAAGAATACGACAAACTGATCGAACAGGCCCAGGGGGGAGCAAAATGAAACGATTAGAAATGAGATTATCCGGTTCCGGCGGTCAGGGACTCATCCTGGCAGGTATCATCCTAGCTGAAGCCGCCATACTAGATAAGAAAAACGCCGTTCAGTCCCAGTCCTACGGACCCGAAGCAAGAGGCGGCTCAAGTAAATCAGAAGTGCTTATTTCAGATGAAGCCATTCATTATCCGAAAGTAGTCAAACCGGACCTGCTTCTCGCCATGACGCAAGAAGCATTAGATAAATATGCCCATGACCTGCCAGACGAGGCCATGCTTGTCATTGATACAACCTTCGTTAAAGACATTCCGAATAAATTCACGAATGTCTATCAGCTGCCCATTACAGAAAAGGCCAAAGAAGTTTTAGGCAGAGCCTTGTTTGCCAATATCATTGCCATTGGGGCCATTGTAGCCCTGACAAAAGCGGTAAGCAAAGAGTCGGCCGTGAAGGCCGTACTGGCTCGGGTACCAAAAGGAACAGAAGCTAAGAATGAACAGGCTTTTGAACTCGGGATGTCACTGGTTAACGCGTAATCATTTTGCGGTTGCAGCGAGAACAAAGAGCAGGAGAATCGTTATAGAGATTCTCCTGCTCTTTTTTGAAAGCCTATGATGATTAATCTGATTCCTTCATAAGTAATCAGTAAATTGGGCAGGATTTCATGTAGAAAGCCAGAATAATAGCATGCAGAGGAAAAATGAAATTCTACTGATGATAAAATCAATGTTATAAAATGCGATAAAGGGGGTGCAAGTATGAAAATTGTGGAGCAAGTTTGCCGGATGAAAGCGAGTGCTAGTCTATTAAAAGCCGAATATCCTACGGAGAACTTATTTCAGATTTTCGTGAATGGACGTCTCCAAGATAAATCAACCTGCGTCATTGAAGGCGAAAATATTAATTTCGGATTTGATTGTCTTGTAGCGGGCGATGTGGTACAAATTTTTTACTGCTTGTCATAGACAACAAAAAAGCCTAACTCCTTATGAATAAGGAACTAGGCTTTTGTTTTCTTATAATGGCGGAGTGGCAGGGATTTGAACCCTGGCAGGCCTCACGACCTCTAACGATTTAGCAAACCGTCCTCTTCAGCCACTTGAGTACCACTCCAGTCACGCTTATTTAGTATAGCATGGACGAATAGGACTGTCAAGGATGAAAGCAAAGAGATAAGAAAAATTCTTTGAAAGTTATTAATAGAAAATTCGTAAGGAATAGATAAAAATGGTCTGATTTGTGATAAAATATTGAAGAAAATAAACCAATTGTCATGAGGGAGCTCCTATGAACCCAATTTACTTACCTAAACTCAATTATTTAACACCTACTTTTGATTCTACTTTGCTCAAAGCTGTAGAAGAAGCTGGTGAATTGGCTCGTGCCGTTTTGCAGTTCCTTCCTTATGATGAGTCAAATTTTGACAAGAAGGCCTTGTCTGCTCAAGGGAAGTCGCTGCTTTTAGCTGTGTCGCAAGAATTGCTTGATGTTGCGCAGACTTGTGTTACCATGATTTTTGTTATGGAAGATGAATATCATGTGGATGCCGATCAACTTATTCGCAGTCATCTTGCTAAGCTTACAGTAAAGGGCTATCAGTTTGACGAACGGCCTGTTTATCAGATCACAACGGTGGGGTGTTTTAAGTCGCTCCATTTACCGCGTCTTTATCTTGAAAATGTTACACTTTTAACAACCGTCTGCAAAATTCAAGAAGAACTTGGTGAACTGACGCAGTATGTTGGTAAAAAATCCGGTGCTTCGGGTGAGAGTCACTTTTTAGAAGAATCTGCTGTACTTGCTGGCTGTGCAGCAGAATTGCTTGATGTGGCGCAATGTTGTTTTACAATGATGTATATTTTAGCTGAACAGTATCATGTGAATATCGCTGAGGTTGTAGCTGAACATGTACAGAAATTAGAAAGAAAGGGCTATTTTGGCTCGTAATTGGAATGGCAGTCCAAGAATAGTCGAGAGAAGGGGTTTTGCGACGTAGACTTTGATTGACAAGGTTTCTTCGTTTTTGGTACAATAGGAA is a window encoding:
- a CDS encoding 2-oxoacid:acceptor oxidoreductase family protein → MKRLEMRLSGSGGQGLILAGIILAEAAILDKKNAVQSQSYGPEARGGSSKSEVLISDEAIHYPKVVKPDLLLAMTQEALDKYAHDLPDEAMLVIDTTFVKDIPNKFTNVYQLPITEKAKEVLGRALFANIIAIGAIVALTKAVSKESAVKAVLARVPKGTEAKNEQAFELGMSLVNA
- a CDS encoding nucleotide pyrophosphohydrolase, which produces MNPIYLPKLNYLTPTFDSTLLKAVEEAGELARAVLQFLPYDESNFDKKALSAQGKSLLLAVSQELLDVAQTCVTMIFVMEDEYHVDADQLIRSHLAKLTVKGYQFDERPVYQITTVGCFKSLHLPRLYLENVTLLTTVCKIQEELGELTQYVGKKSGASGESHFLEESAVLAGCAAELLDVAQCCFTMMYILAEQYHVNIAEVVAEHVQKLERKGYFGS